Proteins encoded within one genomic window of Mycolicibacterium aubagnense:
- the mftA gene encoding mycofactocin precursor MftA (Mycofactocin is a small molecule electron carrier derived from the final two amino acids, Val-Tyr, of MftA, the mycofactocin precursor. It plays a role in redox homeostasis and the metabolism of alcohols and aldehydes in Actinobacteria, including Mycobacterium tuberculosis.) has translation MDSNQHAEVDAATGSDLVTETLVEEVSIDGMCGVY, from the coding sequence ATGGACTCGAATCAGCACGCAGAGGTTGACGCAGCAACCGGCTCCGATCTCGTGACCGAGACTCTGGTCGAAGAGGTTTCGATCGACGGTATGTGCGGGGTCTACTGA
- the mftD gene encoding pre-mycofactocin synthase MftD (MftD, an enzyme found in the mycofactocin biosynthesis locus, performs an oxidative deamination of 3-amino-5-[(p-hydroxyphenyl)methyl]-4,4-dimethyl-2-pyrrolidinone (AHDP). The resulting compound, now called pre-mycofactocin (PMFT), is a biologically active redox cofactor that can oxidize the non-exchangeable NADH of TIGR03971 family SDR-type oxidoreductases.) codes for MARDTWFETVAIAQERAKKRLPKSAYSSLISASEKGLTVADNVAAFGELGFAPHVIGALDKREMATTVMGQEISLPVIISPTGVQAIHPDGEVAVARAAAARGTAMGLSSFASKPIEEVIAANDKTFFQIYWLGSRDDIAARAERARAAGAKGLIVTTDWSFSHGRDWGSPKIPEKMDLKTIVKMSPEVMTKPRWLLQWAKTMRPPALSVPNQATGGQAAPPFFQAYGEWMGTPAPTWEDIAWLRELWGGPFMLKGVMRIDDAKRAVDVGVSAISVSNHGGNNLDSTPASIRALPAIAEAVGDQVEVLLDGGVRRGSDVVKALALGARAVMLGRAYLWGLAAEGQAGVENVLDIMHGGIDSALRGLGKASIHDLGPDDILVPEGFTRRLGG; via the coding sequence ATGGCTCGTGATACCTGGTTCGAAACCGTCGCGATCGCGCAGGAGCGCGCGAAGAAGCGGCTGCCCAAGTCTGCCTACTCCTCGCTGATCTCGGCGAGTGAGAAGGGCCTGACCGTCGCCGACAACGTCGCCGCGTTCGGCGAGCTCGGCTTCGCCCCGCATGTCATCGGTGCGCTGGACAAGCGCGAGATGGCCACAACGGTTATGGGGCAGGAGATCTCACTGCCCGTGATCATTTCTCCGACGGGTGTGCAGGCGATCCATCCCGACGGTGAGGTCGCCGTCGCCCGCGCCGCCGCGGCCCGCGGCACCGCGATGGGCCTGTCGTCGTTCGCCAGCAAGCCGATAGAAGAGGTCATCGCGGCGAATGACAAGACGTTCTTCCAGATCTACTGGCTCGGCAGTCGTGACGACATCGCGGCCCGGGCCGAGCGGGCCCGCGCGGCCGGCGCCAAGGGCCTGATCGTCACCACCGACTGGAGCTTCTCGCACGGCCGCGACTGGGGTAGCCCCAAGATCCCGGAAAAGATGGATCTCAAAACCATCGTCAAGATGAGCCCCGAGGTCATGACCAAGCCGCGCTGGCTCCTGCAGTGGGCCAAGACCATGCGGCCGCCGGCCCTGTCGGTGCCGAACCAGGCCACGGGTGGCCAGGCCGCGCCGCCGTTCTTCCAGGCCTACGGCGAATGGATGGGCACCCCGGCGCCGACCTGGGAGGACATCGCCTGGCTGCGCGAGCTGTGGGGCGGGCCGTTCATGCTCAAGGGCGTCATGCGCATCGACGACGCCAAACGTGCTGTGGATGTGGGTGTTTCGGCGATCTCGGTGTCCAACCACGGCGGTAACAACCTGGACAGCACCCCGGCGTCCATCCGGGCGCTGCCGGCCATTGCCGAGGCTGTCGGCGACCAGGTCGAGGTTTTGCTGGATGGCGGTGTCCGCCGCGGCAGCGATGTGGTCAAGGCACTGGCGTTGGGCGCCCGCGCGGTGATGCTCGGCCGCGCCTACCTGTGGGGGCTGGCGGCCGAGGGGCAGGCCGGTGTCGAGAACGTGCTCGACATCATGCACGGCGGTATCGACTCGGCACTGCGTGGTCTTGGCAAGGCCTCGATCCACGACCTGGGGCCGGACGACATTCTGGTGCCGGAGGGCTTCACCCGGCGGCTGGGCGGCTGA
- the mftR gene encoding mycofactocin system transcriptional regulator (MftR, the mycofactocin system transcriptional regulator, is an uncharacterized TetR family DNA-binding transcription factor. Its role is inferred by context. It occurs as part of the biosynthesis locus for mycofactocin, a partially characterized electron carrier derived from the terminal Val-Tyr dipeptide of the precursor peptide MftA, through a radical SAM enzyme-mediated process.), producing the protein MRTEAERPEPDAGTAPQHGRVGRRRSTTRDHITHVALELFATRGFDDVSVDDVAHAAGISRRTLFRYFSSKNAIPWADFDASLTELRNLLNAVPHDMPLDAALRSALLEFNSFDEAETPRHRRRMQVILQTDALQAYSMTMYAGWRGVIAAFVARRLDAKRTDLVPQTVAWTVLGVALTAYEQWLADETVSLPDALGEAFDVVREGLRSV; encoded by the coding sequence ATGAGGACCGAAGCGGAGCGTCCCGAGCCCGACGCCGGGACCGCCCCACAGCACGGCCGGGTCGGCCGTCGCCGTTCCACCACGCGCGACCACATCACCCACGTGGCGCTCGAACTGTTCGCGACCCGCGGCTTCGACGACGTCAGCGTCGACGACGTCGCCCACGCCGCCGGGATATCCCGACGCACGCTGTTCCGCTACTTCTCGTCGAAGAACGCCATTCCCTGGGCCGACTTCGATGCCAGCCTGACCGAACTGCGGAACCTGTTGAATGCCGTCCCCCACGACATGCCGCTGGATGCCGCGCTGCGGTCGGCTCTCTTGGAGTTCAACAGCTTTGACGAGGCCGAGACGCCCCGGCACCGACGCCGGATGCAGGTGATCCTGCAGACCGATGCGCTGCAGGCCTACTCGATGACGATGTACGCGGGCTGGCGGGGCGTGATCGCGGCGTTCGTCGCGCGCCGGCTGGACGCCAAACGGACGGACCTGGTGCCCCAAACCGTGGCGTGGACAGTGCTCGGCGTGGCGCTTACCGCCTACGAACAGTGGCTGGCCGACGAGACCGTCTCGCTGCCCGATGCCCTCGGCGAGGCCTTCGACGTCGTCCGCGAAGGCCTGCGCTCCGTGTGA
- the mftB gene encoding mycofactocin biosynthesis chaperone MftB (MftB, a small protein, is a peptide chaperone that assists the radical SAM enzyme MftC in performing two modifications to the C-terminal Val-Tyr dipeptide of the mycofactocin precursor peptide, MftA. MftB's role is analogous to the role of PqqD in the biosynthesis of PQQ, a cofactor that derives entirely from a Tyr and a Glu in the precursor PqqA.), translated as MGPAEAGLPAPPAGAGLPAAPVPAFDPDRGWRLHHQVAVRPEPFGALLYHFGTRKLSFLKNRTIVEVVNSLADHPDVRSALRAADIDDAQQGPYLHAFGVLVQSKMLVPAEQDSANSPEGSITS; from the coding sequence ATGGGGCCGGCAGAGGCCGGATTGCCGGCTCCGCCAGCAGGTGCCGGATTGCCGGCTGCGCCGGTGCCGGCCTTCGATCCTGACCGCGGCTGGCGGCTGCACCACCAGGTCGCCGTCCGCCCCGAACCGTTCGGCGCCCTGCTGTATCACTTTGGTACGCGCAAACTTTCGTTCCTGAAGAACCGGACCATCGTCGAGGTGGTCAACTCCCTGGCCGACCATCCGGATGTCCGCAGCGCCCTTCGCGCGGCGGACATCGACGACGCCCAGCAGGGGCCGTATCTGCACGCGTTCGGCGTGCTGGTGCAGTCCAAGATGCTGGTGCCCGCTGAACAAGACAGCGCAAACAGCCCAGAAGGATCCATCACTTCATGA
- a CDS encoding MFS transporter — protein sequence MADKVSAVSPADASTCSETVPEETAAPTSRRRAWTLCVACCSVLVVISSMVALNTALGDIAVATSANQTQLTWIIDSYTLVLACLLLPAGAIGDRYGRRGALLFGLVVFALASIVPALSAAPAHIIAARAAAGAGAAFMMPATLSLITASYPTDQRTKAVGIWAGISGCGAVVGMLGSGVLLHFWPWQSIFWAFTVSSLILAALTTTITSSRDPESRPLDVTGAVVIAVAVASLVYGILAAPDRGWTHPVVLGGITAGLILAAVFAVLELRTRYPLLDVRLFFDRRFGTGAAAITVLFMVLFGFFYLSMQFMQLVMGYSPIGIAFALTPLAVPMLILSPLSSWYLPKVGLRLVVFIGLWLLSAGLLLLCQVRVDSPYPDVAWPLLVISTGVGLFTAPTTSAIMTSVSDDKQGVASAVNDTTREVGAALGIALTGSLLATGYTEHIEPALAGFPPPVRDAARGSLAGAVAAAPHLGPLGNQLVEASRVAFLHAMQTSLVVLASITAVAGVLIALRAPGRERAPQKNVE from the coding sequence ATGGCCGACAAGGTGAGTGCGGTGAGTCCAGCGGACGCGAGCACCTGCTCCGAAACCGTTCCGGAGGAGACCGCCGCACCCACCTCGCGTCGCCGCGCCTGGACCCTCTGCGTGGCGTGTTGCAGTGTGCTGGTGGTGATTTCATCGATGGTGGCACTCAACACCGCGCTCGGTGACATCGCCGTGGCAACATCGGCCAACCAGACCCAACTCACCTGGATCATCGACAGCTACACCCTGGTGCTGGCCTGCCTGTTGCTGCCGGCCGGAGCCATCGGTGACCGCTACGGCCGCCGCGGTGCACTGCTGTTCGGCCTCGTCGTCTTCGCGCTGGCCTCGATCGTTCCGGCCCTGAGCGCCGCGCCCGCGCACATCATCGCCGCCCGAGCGGCGGCCGGCGCGGGTGCCGCGTTCATGATGCCCGCGACCCTGTCCTTGATCACTGCGTCGTACCCGACGGACCAGCGCACCAAAGCAGTGGGCATCTGGGCCGGAATCTCCGGCTGCGGCGCGGTGGTCGGCATGCTCGGATCTGGTGTGCTGCTGCACTTCTGGCCCTGGCAGTCGATCTTCTGGGCCTTCACTGTGTCGAGCCTCATCCTTGCCGCGCTGACCACGACCATCACGAGCTCCCGCGACCCGGAGTCCCGGCCCCTGGACGTCACCGGCGCCGTCGTCATCGCAGTAGCGGTGGCGTCCCTGGTCTACGGCATCCTGGCAGCACCCGACCGCGGCTGGACCCACCCGGTGGTGTTGGGCGGCATCACCGCCGGGCTCATCCTGGCCGCGGTGTTCGCTGTCCTCGAGCTGCGTACGCGGTATCCGCTGCTGGACGTCCGGTTGTTCTTCGACCGCCGGTTCGGTACCGGTGCGGCCGCCATCACCGTGCTGTTCATGGTGCTGTTCGGCTTCTTCTATCTGTCGATGCAGTTCATGCAACTGGTCATGGGATACAGCCCGATCGGTATCGCATTCGCCTTGACCCCGCTCGCCGTCCCGATGCTGATCCTGTCCCCGCTGTCCTCCTGGTATCTGCCCAAGGTGGGGCTGCGCCTGGTGGTGTTCATCGGCCTGTGGCTGCTGTCGGCCGGGCTGTTACTCCTGTGCCAGGTACGGGTCGACTCACCGTACCCGGACGTGGCGTGGCCCCTGCTCGTGATCAGCACGGGCGTCGGATTATTCACCGCACCAACAACTTCGGCGATCATGACGTCGGTGTCCGACGACAAGCAAGGCGTCGCGTCAGCGGTCAACGACACCACCCGGGAAGTGGGGGCCGCCCTCGGTATCGCGCTGACCGGCTCCCTGCTCGCGACGGGATACACCGAGCACATCGAACCCGCGCTGGCCGGCTTCCCGCCCCCCGTGCGCGATGCCGCCCGCGGCTCACTGGCCGGTGCGGTGGCCGCCGCACCCCATCTGGGACCACTTGGCAACCAGCTCGTCGAAGCGTCCAGAGTCGCGTTTCTGCACGCCATGCAGACGTCACTGGTGGTACTTGCCTCGATCACCGCGGTGGCCGGTGTACTGATCGCGCTGCGGGCTCCCGGACGCGAACGCGCCCCGCAGAAGAACGTCGAATAG
- the mftG gene encoding mycofactocin dehydrogenase MftG produces the protein MSPPHDDVLIVGAGSAGCVLAERLSADPACQVTLLETGGTVQPEPGWVLPIGVDSTVARQHRTTLTQNPARPVDIVRGRVLGGSGAINGGYFCRAWPSDFEAWAVPGWAWPDVLPHYRAIETDHDFGGAEHGSGAGAEHGSTGPVPVRRISEFAASSQAFRDAAGLRYPWIDDLNAAAGVRPGLGAVPLNIDVTGHRHGPGEVYLAAARGRDNLTVRAGTRALRVLFDGDRAVGVRCLGPDGAVDRYADRIVLCAGAIESAHLLMLSGIGPAAQLRSVGVPVVADLPVGVACADHPEWVVPTAWPADPGRPPLELLLTTEELEIRPYTWGFAAMTGGVPGDADPVHIGISLMRPRAQGRVLLVSDDADVHPTIEHRYDADPADAAALRGGYELCRDLFGDVVADGEPAWSTAQHLSATAPMGADGDERAVLDSRCRVRSIEALWVADGAALPGITGRGPHATIVMLAHRAAGFILS, from the coding sequence TTGAGCCCGCCGCACGACGACGTCCTGATCGTCGGGGCGGGAAGTGCCGGCTGCGTTCTGGCCGAGCGGCTTTCGGCCGACCCCGCCTGCCAGGTGACGCTGTTGGAGACCGGCGGTACAGTCCAGCCGGAGCCCGGCTGGGTGCTGCCCATCGGCGTCGACAGTACGGTGGCGCGACAGCACCGCACCACGTTGACGCAGAATCCCGCGCGGCCCGTCGACATCGTGAGAGGTCGCGTTCTGGGCGGGTCCGGGGCCATCAACGGCGGCTATTTCTGCCGGGCGTGGCCGTCGGATTTCGAAGCCTGGGCGGTGCCGGGCTGGGCGTGGCCGGACGTGCTGCCGCACTACCGCGCCATTGAGACCGACCATGACTTCGGCGGAGCCGAACATGGATCGGGCGCGGGCGCCGAACACGGTTCCACCGGCCCCGTCCCGGTGCGCCGGATCAGCGAGTTCGCAGCGTCCTCACAGGCTTTCCGGGACGCGGCCGGTCTCCGCTACCCGTGGATCGACGACTTGAACGCGGCCGCCGGGGTGCGGCCCGGCCTCGGCGCGGTGCCGCTGAACATCGATGTCACCGGTCACCGACACGGTCCGGGCGAGGTCTACCTCGCGGCTGCGCGCGGCCGCGACAATCTGACGGTGCGCGCGGGGACGCGCGCGCTGCGGGTGTTGTTCGACGGCGACCGTGCGGTGGGCGTGCGGTGCCTGGGCCCGGACGGCGCGGTGGATCGCTACGCCGACCGGATTGTGTTGTGCGCCGGTGCAATTGAATCGGCGCACCTGTTGATGCTGTCCGGGATCGGGCCCGCCGCACAGCTGCGGAGCGTCGGCGTTCCTGTGGTGGCAGACCTTCCGGTGGGCGTCGCGTGCGCCGATCACCCGGAATGGGTGGTGCCCACCGCGTGGCCCGCGGATCCCGGCCGCCCGCCGCTCGAGCTGTTGCTCACCACCGAGGAATTGGAAATCCGCCCGTACACCTGGGGTTTCGCAGCCATGACCGGTGGGGTCCCGGGCGACGCCGATCCGGTGCACATCGGCATCTCCCTGATGCGGCCCCGTGCGCAGGGCCGGGTGCTCCTGGTGTCGGACGACGCCGACGTGCATCCGACCATCGAACACCGCTACGACGCCGACCCGGCCGACGCCGCCGCGCTGCGCGGCGGTTATGAACTGTGCCGCGACCTGTTCGGCGATGTTGTCGCCGACGGCGAACCCGCCTGGTCCACCGCGCAGCATCTGTCGGCCACGGCGCCGATGGGCGCTGACGGCGACGAGCGCGCTGTCCTGGACTCGCGCTGCCGGGTGCGCAGTATCGAAGCGCTATGGGTCGCCGACGGTGCCGCGCTCCCCGGCATCACGGGCCGGGGCCCGCACGCGACCATCGTCATGTTGGCGCACCGAGCCGCCGGATTCATCCTTTCTTAG
- the mftE gene encoding mycofactocin biosynthesis peptidyl-dipeptidase MftE, with protein MGAQRANSAYHRRVPFPSELGNSTSRQLQSMRPSLIVPLGSTEQHGPHLPLDTDTRIAEAVSRSVAAQLCETTPGVDAPTWLVGSAISYGASGEHESFPGTISIGLAALEHLLVEFGRSACNWARRVVFVNGHGGNVAALTAAVTLLRSEGRDVAWCSCTAAGSDAHAGHTETSVLLHLSPADVWVEESVAGNTAPLPELLPALRSGGVAAVSPVGVLGDPTTATADEGSRIFAEMVGSCVRRISTWRPGPGGMLA; from the coding sequence ATTGGCGCACAGCGGGCGAATTCGGCTTACCATCGGCGGGTGCCTTTTCCCAGCGAGCTCGGGAACTCGACGTCGAGGCAGTTGCAATCGATGCGGCCTTCGTTGATCGTCCCGCTTGGTTCCACCGAGCAGCATGGGCCGCACCTGCCGCTGGACACCGACACCCGGATCGCGGAGGCGGTGTCGCGGTCCGTGGCCGCCCAGTTGTGTGAGACGACGCCCGGCGTCGATGCGCCCACCTGGCTGGTCGGCTCTGCCATCAGCTACGGCGCCAGCGGTGAGCACGAGAGTTTCCCCGGCACCATCTCGATCGGGCTGGCCGCGCTCGAACATTTGCTGGTCGAGTTCGGGCGGTCGGCGTGCAATTGGGCCCGCCGGGTGGTGTTCGTCAACGGTCATGGCGGCAATGTGGCGGCACTGACGGCGGCCGTCACGTTGCTGCGGTCCGAGGGTCGCGACGTGGCCTGGTGCTCGTGCACGGCCGCGGGGTCGGACGCTCACGCCGGCCATACCGAAACGTCTGTACTGCTGCATCTTTCGCCGGCGGATGTCTGGGTCGAGGAGAGCGTCGCAGGCAACACCGCGCCTTTGCCGGAGCTGCTGCCGGCATTGCGCAGCGGCGGAGTGGCCGCGGTCAGCCCTGTCGGCGTGCTGGGTGATCCGACGACGGCCACGGCGGACGAGGGGTCCCGTATCTTTGCAGAAATGGTCGGGAGCTGTGTGCGCAGGATCAGCACGTGGCGGCCCGGCCCGGGGGGAATGCTCGCGTGA
- the mftF gene encoding mycofactocin biosynthesis glycosyltransferase MftF (Members of this protein family, MftF, are glycosyltransferases, members of PF00535 (glycosyl transferase family 2). The encoding gene is found as part of the mycofactocin cassette, in Mycobacterium tuberculosis, many other Actinobacteria, and occasional members of other lineages. Mycofactocin itself, a putative redox carrier, is a heavily modified derivative of the C-terminal Val-Tyr dipeptide of the mycofactocin precursor MftA (TIGR03969).), whose translation MTGPRLPDGFAVQVDRRVKVLGEGAALLGGSPTRLLRLAPAAQTMLDGGRLEVHDAQSAQLARTLLDATVAHPRPATGPSHLDVTVVVPVRDNAVGVTRLVRSLRGMRVVVVDDGSVVPLQAADFCDLAGHCDVRVLRHEVSRGPAAARNTGLAACETDFVAFLDSDVVPRRGWLEALLGHFCDPAVALVAPRIVGLHEPDNLIARYEAVRSSLDLGMREAPVVPYGTVAYVPSAAIICRRAALDQVGGFDESLQSGEDVDLCWRFIEAGARLRYEPIALVGHDHRTGLGEWFARKAFYGSSAAPLSVRHPGKTAPLVISGWTLVVWVLLAMGSGVGYLASTIAAAITGRRIANSLRSIDTEPREVAAVAAQGLWAAALQLAAALCRHYWPVALVLAVCFRRWRQVVLIAAIVDGVVDWARRHHTVDDNTQRVGLLAYLLLKRLDDIAYGLGLWGGVVRERHLGALKPQIRT comes from the coding sequence GTGACGGGGCCGAGGCTGCCCGACGGCTTTGCCGTCCAAGTCGATCGACGGGTCAAGGTGCTGGGTGAGGGCGCCGCGCTGCTCGGTGGCTCCCCGACGCGGTTGTTGCGGCTGGCTCCCGCGGCGCAGACGATGCTCGACGGCGGCCGGCTCGAGGTCCACGACGCCCAGAGTGCGCAGTTGGCGCGCACCTTGCTCGACGCCACGGTGGCCCACCCGCGGCCGGCCACCGGTCCGTCGCATCTCGACGTCACGGTCGTTGTTCCGGTACGCGACAACGCAGTTGGCGTGACCCGGCTGGTGCGGTCCTTGCGCGGCATGCGTGTGGTGGTGGTCGACGACGGCTCGGTGGTGCCGCTGCAGGCCGCCGATTTCTGCGACCTCGCCGGGCACTGTGACGTCCGGGTGCTCCGGCATGAGGTCAGCCGCGGCCCGGCCGCGGCCCGCAACACCGGGCTGGCCGCCTGCGAGACCGATTTCGTGGCGTTCCTGGACTCGGACGTCGTGCCTCGTCGCGGTTGGTTGGAAGCGCTGCTGGGGCACTTTTGCGATCCGGCCGTCGCGCTGGTCGCGCCCCGCATCGTCGGGCTGCACGAGCCCGACAATCTGATCGCGCGCTACGAGGCCGTGCGCTCGTCGCTGGACCTCGGTATGCGGGAAGCGCCCGTGGTGCCTTACGGCACGGTGGCCTATGTGCCGAGCGCGGCCATCATCTGCCGGCGGGCGGCGCTCGACCAGGTGGGTGGATTCGACGAGTCGCTGCAGTCCGGCGAGGACGTGGACCTGTGCTGGCGGTTCATCGAGGCCGGGGCCCGGTTGCGGTACGAACCCATCGCGCTGGTCGGCCACGATCACCGCACCGGGCTGGGAGAGTGGTTCGCCCGCAAGGCCTTTTACGGTTCCTCTGCCGCGCCGCTGTCGGTGCGCCACCCCGGCAAGACAGCGCCGCTGGTGATCTCCGGCTGGACTCTGGTGGTCTGGGTGCTGCTGGCCATGGGCTCGGGTGTCGGCTACCTGGCCTCGACCATCGCCGCCGCGATCACCGGCCGCCGCATCGCGAACTCGTTGCGGTCCATCGATACCGAACCGCGGGAAGTCGCCGCGGTCGCGGCGCAGGGACTGTGGGCCGCCGCGCTGCAGCTCGCCGCGGCACTGTGCCGGCACTACTGGCCGGTGGCGCTGGTACTGGCGGTGTGTTTCCGGCGCTGGCGGCAAGTGGTGCTGATTGCCGCGATTGTGGATGGCGTCGTCGACTGGGCCCGCCGCCACCACACGGTGGACGACAACACCCAACGCGTGGGCCTGCTGGCTTACCTGCTGCTCAAGCGTCTCGACGACATCGCGTACGGCCTGGGGCTGTGGGGCGGCGTCGTGCGCGAGCGGCACCTGGGTGCGCTCAAGCCGCAGATCCGGACTTGA
- the mftC gene encoding mycofactocin radical SAM maturase (MftC is a radical SAM/SPASM enzyme that catalyzes the first two steps in biosynthesis of the electron carrier mycofactocin from the terminal Val-Tyr dipeptide of the precursor peptide MftA.), with protein sequence MTATAPVPRLIEQFEHGLDAPICLTWELTYACNLSCVHCLSSSGKRDPRELSTQQCKDIIDELERMQVFYVNIGGGEPTVRSDFWELVDYATEHHVGVKFSTNGVRIDEAVAAKLAASDYVDVQISLDGATAEINDAVRGPGSFAMAIRALENLSAAGFKDAKISVVVTRHNVDQLDDFKALADRYGATLRITRLRPSGRGADVWDDLHPTAEQQVQLYNWLVAKGERVLTGDSFFHLSGLGEPGALAGLNLCGAGRVVCLIDPVGDVYACPFAIHERFLAGNILSDTGFGAGFQNVWQNAPLFRELREPQSAGACGSCGHYDSCRGGCMAAKFFTGLPMDGPDPECVQGYGEPALAQDRDKPKSHLDHSRSGGRKGPIPLKLLAMPAKAPQKFCNESPV encoded by the coding sequence ATGACTGCAACGGCACCCGTGCCCCGGCTGATCGAGCAGTTCGAGCACGGCCTCGACGCGCCCATCTGTCTCACCTGGGAACTGACCTACGCCTGCAACCTGTCTTGCGTGCACTGCCTGTCGTCGTCGGGCAAGCGCGATCCGCGTGAGCTCAGCACTCAGCAGTGCAAGGACATCATCGACGAACTCGAGCGCATGCAGGTGTTCTACGTGAACATCGGCGGCGGCGAGCCGACCGTGCGGTCGGACTTCTGGGAGCTCGTCGACTACGCCACCGAGCACCACGTGGGCGTCAAGTTCTCCACCAACGGGGTGCGGATCGACGAAGCGGTCGCCGCGAAGCTGGCCGCGAGTGACTATGTGGACGTTCAGATTTCGCTCGACGGTGCCACCGCGGAGATCAACGACGCGGTGCGTGGACCGGGCTCGTTCGCCATGGCGATTCGGGCCCTGGAGAACCTGTCCGCGGCGGGCTTCAAGGACGCCAAGATCTCGGTCGTGGTGACCCGCCACAACGTCGACCAGCTCGACGATTTCAAAGCCCTTGCCGACAGGTACGGCGCCACCCTGCGCATCACCCGCCTTCGCCCGTCCGGCCGCGGCGCCGATGTGTGGGACGACCTGCACCCCACCGCCGAGCAGCAGGTGCAGTTGTACAACTGGCTGGTCGCCAAGGGGGAGCGGGTGCTCACCGGTGACTCGTTCTTCCACCTCTCGGGCCTCGGCGAGCCGGGTGCGCTGGCCGGTCTGAACCTGTGTGGCGCCGGTCGCGTCGTGTGCCTGATCGACCCGGTGGGCGACGTCTATGCCTGCCCGTTCGCCATCCACGAGCGCTTCCTGGCCGGAAACATCCTGAGTGACACAGGTTTTGGGGCTGGTTTCCAGAACGTCTGGCAGAACGCCCCACTGTTCCGCGAGCTGCGGGAACCGCAGTCGGCGGGTGCCTGCGGTAGCTGCGGGCACTACGACAGCTGCCGTGGAGGCTGCATGGCGGCCAAGTTCTTCACCGGTCTGCCGATGGACGGCCCGGACCCCGAGTGCGTCCAGGGCTACGGCGAGCCTGCGCTGGCACAGGATCGCGACAAGCCGAAGTCGCACCTCGACCACTCCCGCAGCGGCGGCCGCAAAGGGCCGATTCCGCTCAAACTCCTGGCCATGCCGGCCAAGGCCCCCCAGAAATTCTGTAACGAAAGTCCCGTCTAG